From the Ruania alkalisoli genome, one window contains:
- a CDS encoding choice-of-anchor G family protein, translating into MVAAVALGAVGLSGTLSPAVAAPGDDSEALAELIDLDALGLGVVDAVRTESGFTSEPGPNDADLDVSVLEGLADITVGGVNIPLIGDGTNDGLLDLGPGAEAGLLNGYASSLDGQSSIAASGALGADGAINADAGGDSDVATVDLTALLGQLGVDGLTDEIVDQVGLELGAIASRAEVTDGDNVTSEYLIADAQVVISSPLVGDLSTTVQNTVGTAEDAVNGTLGPDGAVQGLLDAIDLGSVGIPTVLEIDLGSPTLNASVDLTGVTDGILTDSISDGAVSINLADGTIAIDLEQLHPGGLNGLDPNTQVLTAAQIDQVQIGVTNLLDDLLDDIVQAVDDAILGTNVTLTLDPTLDALAGTLTGDVGVTLAGSLGDFLGLTGTDPVLDVTGSVTVDLPVLPDVTLEADGLFDLIEPVILGALTTIGDAFDGLLNPDGSDGAPALGVVGVLQATLSGVIGELDVLDPLLSQLLTITINEQPTEEPINAAGGDLGDGSFTVRALAIDVLPGLGAETGIDLASSSVRATVDDGGDADTNANASASAAASATADDDNNAAADAAAEAAAYADNTTDSSAAADVTAAAAADVAADTDASQDASADATTDPDASAAAAAEAAANADNTSDTNADASAAVSADSTSDATSEAASAADAAATADSSTDASVAASADADSSTDPDSSTDPDSSTDPDSSTDPDSSTDPDSSTDPDSSTDPDSSTDPDSSTDPDSSTDPDSSTDPDSSMDADTNTNASASAAAAADADDDSNAAAEAAAEAAAYADNTTDSSAATDVTAAAAAETAADTDASQDASADATTDPDASAAAAAEAAANADNSSDTNADASAAVSADSTSDATSEAASAADAAATADSSTDASAAASADADASAAAAADPSSDADSDADAGDLSATVLYKSIVRDTGVEQEAYGFGFEPGESVTATVNSTPFDLTATADEDGDVTFTFPIDADFELGDHHVTMVGEVSGEILAENLDTDFVVTEASGPSLPDTGAELDQLFGLIAAALMCLGAGLLLTGNRRSTVR; encoded by the coding sequence ATGGTCGCTGCAGTCGCACTGGGGGCCGTCGGCCTCTCTGGCACGCTGTCACCAGCGGTTGCTGCGCCGGGCGATGACAGTGAGGCGCTCGCTGAACTGATCGACCTGGACGCGCTCGGACTCGGCGTCGTTGACGCGGTCCGGACCGAGTCCGGCTTCACCAGCGAACCGGGCCCGAACGACGCTGATCTCGACGTGTCCGTCCTGGAAGGCCTCGCTGACATCACTGTTGGCGGTGTCAACATCCCGCTGATCGGCGATGGCACCAACGATGGCCTGCTCGACCTCGGTCCCGGCGCCGAAGCGGGGCTGCTGAACGGCTACGCCTCCTCGCTCGATGGGCAGTCGTCCATCGCTGCGTCTGGTGCGCTCGGCGCCGACGGTGCGATCAACGCTGACGCCGGTGGCGACTCCGACGTAGCGACCGTTGACCTGACAGCACTGCTCGGCCAGCTGGGCGTGGACGGTCTGACGGACGAGATCGTCGACCAGGTGGGCCTCGAGCTCGGAGCGATCGCCTCCCGCGCCGAGGTCACCGACGGTGACAACGTCACGAGCGAGTACCTCATCGCCGATGCGCAGGTCGTCATCAGCAGCCCGCTGGTCGGAGACCTGAGCACGACTGTCCAGAACACCGTGGGGACCGCCGAGGACGCGGTCAACGGCACTCTTGGGCCGGATGGAGCAGTTCAGGGCCTGTTGGATGCCATTGATCTCGGGTCCGTTGGTATCCCGACGGTTCTGGAGATTGATCTTGGCTCGCCAACCCTCAACGCGAGTGTCGACCTCACCGGAGTCACGGACGGCATTCTGACCGACTCGATCAGTGACGGCGCGGTGTCGATCAACCTCGCCGACGGCACGATCGCCATCGACCTGGAGCAGCTGCACCCAGGCGGGCTGAATGGGCTGGACCCGAACACGCAGGTGCTGACCGCTGCCCAGATCGACCAGGTGCAGATCGGGGTCACGAACCTCCTCGATGACTTGCTTGACGACATCGTTCAGGCGGTTGACGATGCGATCCTCGGGACCAACGTCACCTTGACACTCGACCCGACCTTGGACGCGCTTGCTGGAACCCTGACCGGCGACGTAGGGGTCACACTCGCAGGGTCTCTTGGGGACTTCCTTGGGCTGACGGGAACGGACCCCGTTCTGGATGTCACGGGAAGTGTCACCGTGGACCTGCCGGTCCTGCCGGACGTCACTCTAGAGGCGGACGGGCTGTTCGACCTGATCGAGCCAGTCATCCTGGGTGCGCTCACTACTATCGGTGACGCCTTCGACGGCCTGCTGAACCCGGATGGCTCCGACGGTGCACCAGCACTCGGCGTGGTGGGCGTCTTGCAGGCCACCCTGTCTGGCGTGATCGGCGAGCTCGACGTGCTCGACCCGCTGCTCAGCCAGTTGCTCACGATCACGATCAACGAGCAGCCCACCGAGGAGCCGATCAACGCAGCGGGCGGCGACCTGGGTGACGGTTCCTTCACGGTCCGCGCCCTGGCGATCGATGTCCTCCCGGGGCTTGGTGCCGAGACGGGCATCGACCTTGCCTCCTCCTCGGTCCGTGCGACCGTTGACGACGGCGGCGACGCTGACACGAACGCCAACGCCTCGGCGTCGGCGGCCGCGTCCGCGACGGCGGACGACGACAACAATGCAGCGGCCGATGCTGCGGCTGAAGCCGCGGCGTATGCCGACAACACCACGGACTCCTCGGCTGCGGCCGACGTGACCGCGGCTGCTGCGGCTGATGTTGCTGCTGACACGGACGCCTCGCAGGATGCGTCGGCGGATGCGACCACGGACCCGGATGCTTCTGCTGCTGCGGCGGCAGAGGCGGCGGCGAACGCGGACAACACCTCCGACACCAACGCGGACGCTTCGGCAGCGGTCTCGGCGGACTCGACCTCGGACGCCACTTCGGAGGCTGCCTCGGCGGCTGACGCGGCGGCCACGGCGGACTCCTCCACCGACGCCTCTGTCGCGGCATCGGCTGACGCTGACTCGTCCACGGACCCGGACTCCTCGACGGACCCGGACTCGTCCACGGACCCGGACTCCTCGACGGACCCGGACTCGTCCACGGACCCGGACTCCTCGACGGACCCGGACTCCTCGACGGACCCGGACTCCTCGACGGACCCGGACTCGTCCACGGACCCGGACTCGTCCACGGACCCGGACTCCTCGACGGACCCGGACTCCTCCATGGATGCGGACACGAACACCAACGCCTCGGCGTCGGCTGCTGCTGCGGCGGACGCTGACGACGACAGCAACGCGGCGGCAGAGGCTGCTGCAGAGGCGGCGGCGTATGCCGACAACACGACGGACTCTTCGGCTGCGACCGACGTGACTGCGGCTGCGGCGGCGGAGACGGCTGCTGACACCGACGCCTCGCAGGATGCGTCGGCGGATGCGACCACGGACCCGGATGCCTCGGCTGCTGCGGCTGCAGAGGCGGCGGCGAACGCGGACAACAGCTCCGACACCAACGCGGATGCTTCTGCAGCGGTCTCGGCGGACTCGACGTCTGACGCCACTTCGGAGGCTGCTTCGGCGGCTGACGCGGCGGCCACGGCGGACTCCTCCACTGACGCCTCGGCGGCGGCTTCGGCCGACGCGGATGCTTCGGCGGCTGCTGCTGCGGACCCGTCCAGCGACGCGGACTCCGACGCAGACGCCGGTGACCTCAGCGCCACGGTTCTCTACAAGAGCATCGTGCGTGACACCGGTGTGGAGCAGGAGGCCTACGGCTTCGGTTTCGAGCCGGGTGAGTCGGTCACTGCGACCGTGAACTCCACCCCGTTCGACCTGACCGCCACGGCGGACGAGGACGGTGACGTCACGTTCACCTTCCCGATCGACGCTGACTTCGAGCTCGGTGATCACCACGTGACGATGGTCGGCGAGGTTTCCGGTGAGATCCTGGCGGAGAACCTCGACACCGACTTCGTGGTGACTGAGGCCAGCGGCCCGTCGCTCCCGGACACCGGTGCCGAGCTCGACCAGTTGTTCGGGCTGATCGCCGCGGCGCTCATGTGCCTCGGAGCTGGCCTGCTGCTGACCGGCAACCGGCGGTCGACAGTGCGCTGA
- a CDS encoding DUF5819 family protein produces MTSKDAAADADAVAEGPAVDPAGDGAVRTPLSRLKRAVVVAAVLFTAFHIFATFLWIAPASGLRQVIPGDLLHRYMIPMHGQSWSVFAPEPINGDYRLQVRATLNRDGEEIETEWVDATAAELDMLTHNLFPPRAAITASQVASTFRGAYLDLNDEQEEIVALGYYNGNDWRPRLESALRSHDNAGAVAEYMQAEELANAYATQVAYAMWGEDVVLVQFVVSRQNVVPYGQRNEPDAERPAVQPYVTGWRGLIEYPGQSRERFAEIFRPAVEESTR; encoded by the coding sequence ATGACGAGCAAGGATGCGGCGGCTGACGCCGACGCAGTCGCGGAAGGACCTGCGGTGGACCCAGCCGGCGACGGTGCGGTCCGTACACCGCTCAGCAGGCTCAAGCGGGCCGTGGTGGTGGCGGCGGTCTTGTTCACCGCCTTCCACATCTTCGCCACGTTCCTGTGGATCGCGCCCGCTTCCGGACTCCGTCAGGTGATCCCGGGCGACCTCCTGCACCGGTACATGATCCCGATGCACGGGCAGAGCTGGAGCGTGTTTGCCCCCGAGCCCATCAATGGGGACTACCGTCTCCAGGTTCGCGCCACCCTCAACCGAGACGGTGAGGAGATCGAGACCGAATGGGTCGATGCAACGGCCGCCGAGCTCGACATGCTCACCCATAACCTCTTCCCGCCGCGCGCGGCGATCACGGCCAGTCAGGTGGCCAGCACCTTCCGTGGCGCTTACCTCGACCTCAACGACGAACAGGAAGAGATCGTCGCGCTCGGCTACTACAACGGCAACGACTGGCGTCCGCGGCTGGAATCTGCGCTGCGTTCACACGACAACGCCGGCGCCGTCGCCGAGTACATGCAAGCCGAGGAACTCGCCAATGCCTATGCTACCCAGGTGGCCTACGCCATGTGGGGCGAGGACGTCGTCCTAGTGCAGTTCGTCGTCAGCCGGCAGAACGTCGTCCCCTACGGGCAGCGCAACGAGCCCGACGCCGAACGCCCGGCTGTGCAGCCCTACGTCACCGGCTGGCGTGGCCTGATCGAGTATCCCGGTCAGTCGCGCGAACGATTCGCCGAGATCTTCCGCCCGGCCGTCGAGGAGTCCACCCGATGA